A single genomic interval of Paracoccus contaminans harbors:
- a CDS encoding DUF6766 family protein, producing MTVQRDIILKEAAMGRFLRDNGLSIALGLLFLGSLAGMILAGWHQDIDEALRDGAPLPTLGGYIVSAGFVSALFENWESEFLQMGVYVVLTAMLFQRGSAESRDPDDPGRGNDQPGPGIGGWLYAHSLGLALGALFILSFVLHLLGSWRDFLEEAMREGEAPQTMWQYLGSSRMWFESMQNWQSEFLSTGVLVLLSIILRQVGSPESKPVQAPDAQTGG from the coding sequence ATGACCGTCCAGCGCGACATCATCTTGAAGGAGGCCGCGATGGGGCGATTTCTGCGCGACAACGGGCTGAGCATCGCCCTTGGGCTGCTGTTCCTGGGCAGCCTGGCCGGCATGATCCTTGCCGGCTGGCACCAGGACATCGACGAGGCGCTGCGCGACGGTGCGCCTCTGCCCACGCTCGGCGGCTATATCGTCAGCGCGGGCTTTGTGTCGGCGCTGTTCGAGAACTGGGAAAGCGAGTTCCTGCAGATGGGCGTCTATGTCGTGCTGACGGCGATGCTGTTCCAGCGCGGCTCGGCCGAATCGCGCGACCCCGATGATCCGGGCCGCGGCAATGACCAGCCCGGCCCCGGCATCGGCGGCTGGCTTTACGCCCATTCGCTGGGGCTGGCGCTGGGCGCGCTGTTCATCCTGTCCTTCGTGCTGCACCTGCTGGGCAGCTGGCGCGACTTTCTAGAGGAAGCCATGCGCGAGGGCGAGGCGCCGCAGACAATGTGGCAATATCTCGGCTCATCCCGGATGTGGTTCGAATCGATGCAGAACTGGCAGTCCGAGTTTCTGTCCACGGGGGTTCTGGTGCTGCTGTCCATCATCCTGCGGCAAGTGGGATCGCCCGAATCCAAGCCTGTCCAGGCCCCGGACGCGCAGACGGGCGGCTGA
- the msrP gene encoding protein-methionine-sulfoxide reductase catalytic subunit MsrP → MRLDWSDVTPEAVFMNRRAFLAAAGATLALPQGAGAAGAPAEDKPNTLDEITHYNNFYEFGTGKTDPAEYGGSFQPLPWSVQVDGLVDRPGSRALDEIAPARAVEDRIYRLRCVEGWSMVIPWNGVPLAGVLKAAGVQAGAKWVAFTSVLRPEQMPGQRRGVLDFPYVEALRLDEAMHPLTLLATGVYGKPLAVANGAPIRLVVPWKYGFKSAKSITRITLTDTRPPTTWNMLQPREYGFYANVNPDVDHPRWSQASERRIGGGLLGGRRPTLMFNGYADQVASLYAGMDLARDY, encoded by the coding sequence ATGAGGCTCGACTGGTCAGACGTGACGCCCGAGGCGGTCTTCATGAATCGCCGCGCTTTCCTGGCGGCGGCAGGCGCGACGCTGGCGCTGCCGCAGGGCGCGGGGGCCGCAGGGGCGCCGGCCGAGGACAAGCCCAATACGCTGGACGAGATCACCCACTACAACAATTTCTATGAATTCGGCACCGGCAAGACCGATCCGGCCGAATATGGCGGCAGCTTCCAGCCCCTGCCCTGGTCGGTGCAGGTGGACGGTCTGGTGGACCGCCCCGGCAGCCGCGCCCTGGACGAGATCGCCCCGGCCCGCGCGGTCGAGGACAGGATCTATCGCCTGCGCTGCGTCGAGGGCTGGTCCATGGTGATCCCGTGGAACGGTGTCCCGCTGGCAGGGGTGCTGAAGGCTGCGGGCGTGCAGGCAGGGGCGAAATGGGTGGCCTTCACCTCGGTCCTGCGGCCCGAGCAGATGCCGGGCCAGCGGCGCGGCGTGCTGGACTTTCCCTATGTCGAGGCGCTGCGGCTGGACGAGGCGATGCACCCGCTGACCCTGCTGGCGACGGGGGTCTATGGCAAGCCGCTGGCGGTGGCGAACGGGGCGCCGATCCGGCTGGTGGTGCCGTGGAAATACGGGTTCAAGTCGGCCAAGTCGATCACCCGCATCACCCTGACCGACACCCGCCCGCCGACGACCTGGAACATGCTGCAGCCCCGTGAATACGGGTTTTACGCCAATGTGAATCCCGATGTCGATCACCCGCGCTGGAGCCAGGCGAGCGAGCGGCGGATCGGCGGCGGGCTGCTGGGCGGCCGTCGCCCGACCCTGATGTTCAACGGCTATGCCGATCAGGTGGCCTCGCTTTATGCGGGAATGGACCTGGCGCGGGATTACTGA
- a CDS encoding sulfite oxidase heme-binding subunit YedZ, which translates to MHPALAARISTALRRVPIALVWAIGLVPAGWIVLDLMQGRLGVDPVRTIEHRLGDWALYLLVAGLALTPVSRLSRINLARFRRPIGLLAASYAAAHLSAWAVLDMGLDWSLMGRDILKRPWLTLGMGAALALAPLALTSNNLSIRRLGAAAWRRLHRLVYLAVPLAGLHALLSGKVIEPMPVICLALTALLLSTRLSRRIVPARQR; encoded by the coding sequence ATGCACCCCGCCTTGGCTGCCCGCATCAGCACGGCCCTGCGCCGTGTGCCCATCGCGCTTGTCTGGGCGATCGGGCTGGTGCCGGCGGGATGGATCGTTCTGGACCTGATGCAGGGCCGGCTCGGCGTCGATCCTGTCCGGACCATCGAACACCGGCTGGGCGACTGGGCGCTCTATCTGCTGGTCGCCGGGCTGGCGCTGACGCCGGTGTCGCGGCTGTCGCGGATCAATCTTGCACGGTTCCGCCGGCCTATCGGCCTGCTGGCGGCCAGCTATGCCGCCGCGCACCTGTCGGCCTGGGCCGTTCTGGACATGGGTCTTGACTGGTCCCTGATGGGCCGCGACATTCTCAAGCGGCCCTGGCTGACGCTGGGGATGGGCGCGGCGCTGGCGCTGGCGCCTCTGGCGCTGACATCGAACAACCTTTCCATCCGCCGGCTCGGCGCAGCCGCATGGCGGCGGCTGCACCGGCTGGTGTATCTGGCCGTTCCCCTGGCGGGCCTGCATGCGCTGCTGTCCGGCAAGGTGATCGAGCCGATGCCGGTGATCTGCCTGGCCCTGACGGCGCTGCTTCTGTCAACCAGGCTGAGCCGCCGCATCGTCCCCGCCCGCCAGCGCTGA
- a CDS encoding Crp/Fnr family transcriptional regulator, whose protein sequence is MSAGISLDQSYPNLFTPEDQVFVRALEDDPVSIPPRHALTLRGEPLSHAAYLTSGFAGRFRADWTGRRQLLSLHIPGDFIDLPSFMLFRLDHDIDSFNAITCARLHHDRIAQMRVTMPHLYDCFWRISLMDSAIQRYWAFRVGRLVGRARIANFFAEIFARMFARKLCGTDGFTLPLTQADIGEACGMTPVHANRMLGELREEGTCTLENGRLVIHDLRLLASVGQFEWDYLYLPPQAEAELADLLGAGATRQRRRAPAPAPRT, encoded by the coding sequence GTGTCTGCTGGAATATCACTGGATCAGTCCTATCCCAATCTGTTCACCCCCGAAGATCAGGTATTCGTCCGGGCGCTTGAGGATGATCCGGTTTCCATCCCGCCCCGTCATGCCCTGACCCTGCGCGGAGAGCCGCTGAGCCATGCCGCCTATCTGACCAGCGGCTTTGCGGGGCGCTTTCGCGCCGACTGGACCGGGCGCAGGCAGCTTTTGTCGCTGCACATCCCCGGCGATTTCATCGACCTGCCCAGCTTCATGCTGTTCCGGCTCGACCATGACATCGACAGCTTCAACGCCATCACATGCGCCCGCCTGCATCATGACCGGATTGCACAGATGCGCGTGACCATGCCGCATCTTTACGACTGCTTCTGGCGCATCTCGCTGATGGACTCCGCGATCCAGCGCTATTGGGCGTTCCGGGTGGGGCGGCTGGTCGGGCGGGCGCGCATCGCCAATTTCTTTGCCGAGATCTTTGCCCGCATGTTCGCGCGCAAGCTGTGCGGCACCGACGGTTTCACGCTGCCGCTGACGCAGGCCGATATCGGCGAGGCCTGCGGCATGACGCCTGTCCATGCCAACCGGATGCTGGGCGAGCTGCGCGAGGAAGGCACCTGCACGCTGGAAAACGGAAGGCTCGTGATCCACGATCTGCGGCTGCTGGCCAGTGTAGGCCAGTTCGAATGGGATTATCTCTACCTGCCGCCCCAGGCAGAGGCCGAACTGGCCGACCTGCTGGGCGCGGGGGCAACCAGGCAGCGCCGCCGCGCCCCGGCGCCAGCGCCCAGGACCTGA